In bacterium, a single window of DNA contains:
- the aruH gene encoding Arginine--pyruvate transaminase AruH encodes MASTLAHRMARLGGEAAFELLIVIRALEEQGKRVIRLNIGEPDFNTPEHIIDAAVTALRSEDTHYTPSPGRKEAREAVARFVAKTRGVTPSWEQVTIFPGAKPAIFLSMLATLNDGDEVVYPDPGYPTYASVASFLGAKCTPYVLQESLGFRTQLDDLAQLVTSNTRMLVLNSPQNPTGGVFTRADLEAIADIVRGKDVFVLTDEIYMQIAYGTDCPSFYSIPGMADQTILLDGWSKAYAMTGWRLGFTVTSLPLARGLGLLMTNSNSCAAAFTQTAGISALEGDLAPIKAMVQEFQARRDLLVAGLNAIPGIKCHLPEGAFYVFPNISSFGYSSKQIQDYLLKGAGEAGVRSASGIDGVAALAGTAFGPQGEGYLRLSYANSQENLELALEFLREAFGRIHDVLGAPATAVA; translated from the coding sequence ATGGCAAGCACTCTCGCGCATCGCATGGCCCGGCTGGGCGGCGAGGCGGCGTTCGAACTCCTGATCGTCATCCGGGCCCTCGAAGAGCAGGGGAAGCGGGTCATTCGCCTCAATATCGGCGAACCTGACTTCAACACCCCCGAACACATCATCGATGCGGCGGTCACCGCCCTCCGGTCCGAGGACACGCACTACACGCCTTCCCCCGGACGCAAGGAAGCCCGGGAAGCGGTCGCCCGCTTTGTGGCGAAAACCCGGGGAGTCACGCCTTCCTGGGAACAGGTCACGATCTTCCCGGGGGCCAAGCCCGCCATCTTCCTCAGTATGCTTGCGACCCTCAACGATGGCGACGAAGTGGTCTATCCCGATCCCGGTTACCCCACCTACGCGTCGGTCGCCAGTTTCCTGGGAGCCAAGTGCACGCCCTATGTGCTCCAGGAGTCGCTGGGCTTCCGGACCCAGCTCGATGATCTCGCGCAGCTAGTGACCTCCAACACCCGGATGCTGGTCCTCAACAGCCCCCAGAATCCCACCGGCGGCGTTTTCACCCGGGCCGATCTGGAAGCCATCGCTGACATCGTCCGGGGTAAGGATGTCTTTGTCCTGACCGACGAGATCTACATGCAGATCGCTTACGGCACGGACTGTCCCAGCTTCTACAGCATCCCTGGCATGGCCGACCAGACCATCCTCCTCGATGGCTGGAGCAAGGCCTACGCTATGACCGGCTGGCGACTCGGCTTTACAGTCACCAGTCTTCCACTGGCCCGGGGGCTCGGACTCCTGATGACCAACTCCAACTCCTGTGCTGCGGCTTTCACCCAAACCGCCGGTATCAGCGCCCTGGAAGGGGACCTTGCCCCGATCAAGGCAATGGTGCAGGAGTTTCAGGCGCGTCGCGACCTGCTGGTGGCCGGACTCAACGCCATCCCTGGCATCAAGTGCCACCTGCCCGAAGGGGCGTTCTACGTCTTCCCCAACATCAGCAGCTTCGGGTACTCCTCAAAACAGATCCAGGACTACCTGCTCAAAGGGGCAGGCGAGGCGGGTGTCCGCTCGGCATCAGGCATCGATGGCGTCGCCGCACTCGCCGGGACTGCTTTTGGCCCGCAGGGCGAGGGCTACCTCCGGCTCTCCTACGCCAACAGCCAGGAAAATCTGGAACTGGCGCTGGAATTCCTCCGCGAGGCCTTCGGACGCATTCACGACGTGCTGGGCGCTCCTGCCACAGCGGTCGCCTGA
- the arsC gene encoding Arsenate reductase, protein MNPRTITVMTADGVDITGQYSKTVDAVPWQEMDIIITLCGHASETCPTLPVAARVEHWGLPDPAMAQGNEQEVMAVYAEVRNEIKRRILDFAAGLS, encoded by the coding sequence ATGAATCCGCGTACCATCACGGTCATGACAGCAGATGGTGTCGACATCACCGGGCAATATTCCAAAACCGTAGACGCAGTTCCCTGGCAGGAGATGGACATCATCATCACGCTCTGCGGCCACGCCTCGGAAACCTGTCCGACGTTGCCGGTGGCGGCCCGGGTGGAGCATTGGGGGTTGCCTGATCCGGCGATGGCTCAGGGAAATGAGCAGGAAGTGATGGCGGTGTACGCGGAAGTCCGGAATGAGATCAAACGCCGCATTCTCGACTTCGCCGCTGGGCTCTCCTGA
- the catJ gene encoding 3-oxoadipate CoA-transferase subunit B yields MTLSRTEWLTLAIARLIRDGDRVSIGTNLPAARAGAMLAKLTHAPHSTLFLGMAEVRTLPSPTPDFLSLSGGAAEATGHQTLERFFDHAQDVDFFVVGGMQIDPWGNTNLLGIGPAELPVAERFAARTVFGPGPIGTVTMTAHARRYVLFAADHQPRTFVPELAFRTTVGWGDGGSHRERLGLPGGGPVACVTELGVFDYPWPDRRMRLRAPFQGVTFGQIAERTGFSVERPAKLQEYPLPTARELQVLREVVDPRGRLRDR; encoded by the coding sequence ATGACGCTGTCGCGCACCGAGTGGCTGACCCTGGCGATCGCCCGTCTGATCCGGGATGGGGACCGGGTGTCAATCGGGACCAATCTCCCGGCGGCTCGGGCCGGTGCGATGCTGGCCAAACTGACCCATGCACCGCATTCGACGCTTTTTTTAGGGATGGCGGAAGTCCGGACCCTCCCCTCCCCAACTCCCGATTTCCTCAGCCTATCCGGTGGCGCGGCGGAAGCGACCGGGCATCAGACGCTGGAACGGTTCTTTGACCACGCGCAGGATGTCGATTTTTTCGTAGTCGGCGGGATGCAGATCGACCCCTGGGGCAACACGAATCTGCTCGGCATCGGTCCTGCGGAGTTGCCAGTCGCGGAGCGCTTTGCGGCCCGGACCGTGTTCGGTCCCGGTCCGATTGGGACGGTGACCATGACCGCGCACGCGCGGCGGTATGTCCTCTTCGCGGCAGACCATCAGCCCCGGACCTTCGTCCCGGAGCTGGCGTTCCGCACGACAGTCGGATGGGGCGATGGGGGATCGCACCGGGAGCGTCTCGGACTGCCGGGCGGCGGTCCGGTGGCTTGCGTGACGGAACTGGGGGTGTTCGACTATCCGTGGCCTGATCGCCGCATGCGGCTTCGGGCTCCTTTTCAGGGCGTGACCTTTGGGCAGATTGCTGAGCGTACGGGCTTCAGCGTGGAGCGCCCAGCCAAGCTCCAGGAGTACCCCCTTCCCACGGCAAGGGAGTTACAGGTGCTGCGGGAAGTCGTGGATCCCCGGGGGCGGCTTCGGGACCGCTGA
- the dsbD gene encoding Thiol:disulfide interchange protein DsbD — protein sequence MRFRPGILAILTLVALLASSTVALAAPQRVGPLEVDLITPQQSVMPGQPLTVGLQFRLDPHWHVYWRNPGDSGLSPSLGWSLPEGFSAGELQWPYPISIPLGPLVSLGYEDEVILPVTIQVPETLPTDGTVTLAARADWLVCKEECIPGDASLILTLPVRADAPTLDAALAEKFEHFRNRLPVSDLGWQVGVTSTPEKIQLFLAPPEGLTTTLKKVTFFPFESEVIEYLEPQVLQPVAGGYQLELTRSQFADGSDVTSLEGIVVSPEGWRGPGSEAAMTIAATAGKPAALTGAGGGTTTTSQGSTGSGAGNGNATTLWQALLFAFIGGMILNLMPCVLPVLSLKVFGFVKHAGQDRKQSLLHGLVFTAGVLLSFLALAVVLLVLRAGGEQVGLGFHLQSPGFLIGLSAFLFLFAMSLLGVFEIGASLTGLGSAAQAAHGLSGSFLNGVTATVVATPCTAPFMGTALGFALTQPAVGILAIFCAIGLGMSAPYVALSANPGWLKFIPKPGPWMDTFKQVMGFLLLATIAWLASVLGQVAGSAGMTALLWTLLFLGFGSWILQHFAPVTAPARTQRNAQVAALVCIVGGLLLGLSAVGNSASVSRPALAKEAESAHGVVWESFSQDRLDALVATGEQPIFIDFTAAWCLSCQVNKKVALETTAVSEKFAELGVVTIRADWTRRDAEITRALAGYQRNSVPVYVLIPPGGEPRLLPEILTPSIVLEALETLAGPPPG from the coding sequence ATGCGCTTTCGGCCCGGCATTCTTGCGATACTGACCCTCGTGGCACTGCTGGCCAGCTCGACAGTCGCGCTGGCTGCGCCGCAGCGTGTTGGTCCGCTGGAAGTTGATCTGATTACCCCGCAACAGAGCGTAATGCCGGGGCAACCACTTACGGTCGGCCTCCAGTTTCGGCTCGATCCACACTGGCATGTCTACTGGCGGAATCCGGGCGATTCCGGACTCTCCCCTTCGCTTGGCTGGTCGCTACCGGAGGGCTTTAGCGCCGGGGAGCTGCAATGGCCCTACCCCATCTCGATACCGCTGGGTCCGCTGGTCAGTCTCGGGTATGAAGATGAAGTCATCCTGCCGGTCACCATTCAGGTGCCTGAGACGCTGCCCACGGATGGCACGGTGACCCTGGCAGCCCGGGCCGACTGGCTGGTCTGTAAAGAAGAATGCATCCCCGGTGACGCCAGCCTGATTCTCACACTGCCGGTCCGGGCGGATGCCCCGACACTCGATGCCGCCCTGGCGGAAAAATTCGAGCATTTTAGGAATCGACTCCCAGTAAGTGACCTGGGCTGGCAGGTCGGGGTGACCTCGACTCCCGAGAAAATCCAGCTGTTTCTTGCGCCTCCCGAAGGACTCACCACGACGCTTAAAAAAGTCACCTTTTTTCCCTTTGAGTCGGAGGTTATCGAGTACCTGGAGCCGCAGGTACTGCAACCGGTAGCGGGGGGATATCAGCTGGAGCTGACCCGGTCGCAGTTTGCCGATGGCAGCGACGTGACCTCCCTCGAGGGCATTGTGGTGTCGCCGGAAGGATGGCGTGGTCCGGGGTCCGAAGCAGCGATGACCATCGCTGCGACTGCGGGCAAGCCTGCGGCACTGACAGGAGCGGGGGGGGGAACCACCACCACTTCGCAAGGGAGTACCGGCAGTGGCGCGGGAAATGGCAACGCCACCACGTTGTGGCAGGCACTCCTCTTCGCCTTCATCGGCGGCATGATCCTGAATCTCATGCCCTGTGTCCTCCCCGTGTTGTCGCTGAAAGTGTTCGGCTTCGTGAAACATGCCGGTCAGGACCGGAAGCAGTCCCTGCTGCACGGGCTGGTCTTTACGGCAGGGGTGCTGCTGTCGTTCCTGGCGCTGGCGGTGGTCCTGCTCGTGCTGCGGGCGGGTGGGGAACAGGTCGGGCTGGGCTTTCATCTGCAGTCGCCCGGATTCCTGATCGGGCTCTCGGCGTTTCTCTTCCTGTTTGCGATGAGCCTGCTGGGGGTCTTCGAAATCGGGGCGTCGCTCACCGGGCTGGGCAGCGCAGCACAGGCCGCGCATGGCTTGTCCGGGTCGTTCCTGAATGGTGTCACCGCGACGGTCGTGGCAACCCCTTGTACTGCACCATTTATGGGGACCGCACTGGGCTTCGCCCTCACGCAACCAGCCGTGGGGATCCTCGCGATCTTCTGCGCGATTGGCCTCGGGATGTCCGCGCCGTATGTGGCGCTGTCGGCCAATCCGGGATGGCTGAAGTTCATCCCGAAGCCGGGTCCCTGGATGGACACCTTTAAGCAGGTGATGGGCTTCCTGCTGCTGGCGACCATCGCGTGGCTCGCCTCGGTGCTGGGGCAGGTCGCGGGGAGTGCTGGCATGACTGCACTCCTCTGGACGCTCCTGTTCCTCGGCTTCGGCAGCTGGATCCTCCAGCACTTTGCTCCGGTCACGGCTCCTGCCCGGACGCAGCGCAATGCCCAGGTAGCCGCTCTGGTCTGTATCGTCGGGGGACTGTTGCTGGGACTGAGCGCGGTCGGAAACTCGGCATCCGTGAGTCGACCCGCCCTGGCGAAAGAGGCAGAGAGCGCGCATGGCGTAGTCTGGGAGTCCTTCTCGCAGGACCGCCTGGATGCCCTGGTGGCGACAGGCGAGCAACCGATTTTCATCGACTTCACGGCGGCCTGGTGCCTGAGTTGTCAGGTGAATAAAAAAGTCGCGCTGGAGACCACGGCGGTCTCGGAGAAATTTGCGGAGTTGGGAGTGGTCACGATCCGGGCCGACTGGACCCGTCGCGATGCCGAAATCACCCGGGCACTGGCGGGCTACCAGCGCAACAGCGTGCCGGTGTATGTCCTGATCCCCCCTGGGGGAGAACCCCGGCTGCTGCCTGAAATCCTGACGCCATCCATTGTGCTCGAGGCCCTCGAGACGCTGGCTGGCCCACCACCTGGCTGA
- the sodB gene encoding Superoxide dismutase [Fe] translates to MAHEVRPLSFDPAKLNGISEDQITNHHGKKYAGYVTKLNEIEERLPQADRSKANASYSEFRELKREEPFSHNGIILHELYFANLGGDGSLDADSDLAKKLAADFGSVEAFKDDLTAVGKSGRGWAVAAYSLLDGKIHTYLMDLHDIGGVFYTLPLLVLDVYEHAYYIDYKNDAPAYIAKFWDNVDWSVVAKRYADCVAMFGNKTAADLIAARAMV, encoded by the coding sequence ATGGCTCACGAAGTTCGTCCGCTGTCCTTTGATCCCGCGAAGCTCAATGGCATCTCCGAGGATCAGATCACCAACCATCACGGCAAGAAGTACGCCGGGTATGTCACCAAGCTCAACGAGATCGAAGAGCGGCTGCCGCAGGCGGATCGCTCCAAGGCCAATGCCTCTTATTCAGAGTTCCGCGAGCTGAAGCGCGAAGAGCCCTTCAGCCACAACGGGATCATCCTGCACGAGCTCTACTTCGCAAATCTGGGGGGCGATGGCTCGCTCGATGCCGACTCGGACCTGGCGAAGAAGCTGGCGGCGGACTTCGGGTCGGTGGAAGCCTTCAAGGACGACCTGACAGCGGTCGGCAAGTCGGGACGGGGCTGGGCCGTGGCGGCCTACTCGCTGCTCGATGGCAAAATCCACACCTACCTCATGGACCTGCACGACATCGGGGGGGTGTTCTACACCCTGCCGCTGCTGGTCCTCGATGTCTACGAGCACGCGTACTACATCGACTACAAGAACGATGCCCCGGCGTACATCGCCAAGTTCTGGGACAACGTTGACTGGTCGGTGGTCGCGAAGCGCTACGCCGACTGCGTGGCGATGTTCGGCAACAAAACGGCGGCGGATCTGATCGCCGCCCGGGCGATGGTGTAA
- the mtaB gene encoding Threonylcarbamoyladenosine tRNA methylthiotransferase MtaB, with protein sequence MLRTASVRTFGCKVNQHESQLLEDALIEAGFGLVSSTDPADVVVINSCTVTHRGDSDARKAIRQALRRNPKTYVVLTGCYAQVAPQIAARQEGLDLILGNREKYDLTQYLPCDLLKEAAPRTYVGDVQQVAPLQLPAAPTSRQRARAFLKVQEGCHLRCAFCIVPVARGKERSVSPDEVVQAVRDYAAQGYPEVVLTGVHLGGYGRDHGTSLAGLIRTLDALDLVDIRVSSLEPMEVDADFLDAIATSHRVCPHFHLPLQAGSDPILRRMGRPYTLAQFDAICQQLKAWNPATCLGTDLIVGFPGESDEDFAATARYLAEGPLDYAHLFPYSPREGTRAAAMVDQVSPPQKAHRMQLLQGIDARKRTAFAARQHGAARRCVLEWPHSEVCTGLQGVADNYATCAIDPMLFPDRPAVARLALQWNGTQLIGMPVSA encoded by the coding sequence ATGCTCCGTACTGCCTCCGTCAGGACCTTCGGCTGCAAGGTCAATCAGCATGAAAGTCAGCTCCTCGAGGATGCCCTCATCGAGGCTGGCTTCGGGCTGGTCAGCAGCACAGATCCCGCCGACGTAGTGGTCATCAATTCCTGTACCGTCACTCACCGGGGCGACAGTGATGCCAGAAAGGCGATACGTCAGGCCCTCCGACGCAATCCGAAGACCTATGTGGTTCTCACCGGTTGCTACGCCCAGGTGGCCCCTCAGATCGCCGCCCGCCAGGAGGGCCTCGACCTCATCCTGGGGAATCGTGAAAAGTACGACCTGACGCAGTACCTCCCCTGTGATCTGCTGAAAGAAGCTGCTCCCCGGACCTATGTGGGCGATGTCCAGCAGGTCGCGCCCCTCCAACTCCCCGCCGCCCCCACCTCCAGGCAGCGGGCCCGGGCGTTCCTAAAGGTCCAGGAGGGATGTCATCTCCGTTGTGCGTTCTGCATCGTCCCCGTCGCGCGCGGCAAAGAGCGCTCCGTTTCCCCCGACGAGGTCGTACAGGCTGTAAGGGACTACGCGGCGCAGGGCTACCCGGAAGTCGTGCTTACCGGCGTGCACTTAGGGGGCTACGGCCGGGATCATGGGACCTCTCTGGCGGGGCTGATCCGGACCCTCGATGCCCTGGACCTGGTGGACATCCGGGTGTCATCGCTGGAACCGATGGAGGTCGACGCCGACTTCCTGGATGCCATCGCAACAAGCCATCGAGTCTGTCCCCATTTCCATCTGCCGCTCCAGGCAGGGAGTGATCCGATCCTCCGACGCATGGGGCGGCCGTACACCCTCGCGCAGTTCGATGCCATCTGCCAGCAGCTCAAAGCCTGGAATCCCGCGACTTGCCTCGGCACGGACCTCATTGTCGGCTTCCCCGGGGAGTCCGATGAGGACTTCGCCGCGACGGCGCGCTATCTCGCGGAAGGGCCCCTGGACTACGCCCATCTGTTTCCGTATTCGCCCCGGGAGGGGACCCGGGCCGCCGCGATGGTGGACCAGGTGTCGCCCCCACAGAAGGCGCACCGGATGCAGCTCCTGCAGGGCATCGATGCCCGGAAGCGGACCGCTTTCGCGGCACGTCAGCACGGGGCGGCACGGCGCTGCGTGCTGGAATGGCCACATTCCGAGGTATGTACGGGACTGCAGGGTGTCGCTGATAATTACGCTACCTGCGCGATTGATCCGATGCTGTTCCCGGATCGTCCGGCAGTCGCCCGGCTGGCGCTCCAATGGAATGGAACCCAGCTGATCGGGATGCCCGTCAGCGCCTGA
- the ligA gene encoding DNA ligase, with translation MLPGTSPADMATQLREQLRLWDYHYYVLDAPLVSDAEWDRCFNQLKALEADYPELITPDSPTQRVGGAPAGQFAEVEHPAPMLSLDNAMSLGDLGTWHERLLRALGRQEAWDYVVEPKIDGLALELIYEQGVLVQASTRGDGVRGEDVTANVRTIRSVPLRLHEPVDLVARGEAFMPVADFQQLNERQRERGEKEYQNPRNATAGAIRQLDSRITASRPITMFFYGLLFPERFGHATYWESLQFLASLGLRTNPASLRCPDIESVRQQIEAQATTIHDLPYWADGLVIKVNPYAVQEAAGWTARSPRWALAYKYPPETAITQVLEVEIGVGRTGALTPTAQLAPVRLGGTTVKAASLHNWDEIDRLGLLLGDYVEIQKAGEIIPQVLQVFPDRRSGAEQPIPRPTHCPACGSAVVQEEGKVGYRCVGLACRPQLVRRLEYFASRDAMRMEGMGVKNVEKFVDLGWLTTVADLYRLHEHAPEMASLEGYGATSVRNLLSSIEATKDQPLWRLLTGLGIPGVGVESAKLLESAFGTSQALVAADVAALQDVHGIGAVMAEDIWQFFHDPTNQRILEELRQLGLRALAPDYQSSLVSRSDGPLAGQTIVITGTFSRYSRPQIQERIQQAGGKPGSSVSKKTHLVLIGADPGSKADKARELNLPVIEGDDALEAWLAAL, from the coding sequence ATGCTGCCCGGCACTTCCCCCGCTGACATGGCGACCCAACTCCGTGAGCAACTGCGACTCTGGGACTACCACTACTACGTCCTGGATGCCCCCCTGGTTTCTGATGCCGAATGGGATCGCTGCTTCAATCAGCTCAAAGCCCTCGAGGCGGACTACCCGGAGCTCATTACGCCGGACTCCCCCACCCAGCGGGTCGGTGGTGCACCAGCGGGACAGTTCGCGGAGGTCGAGCACCCCGCCCCGATGCTCTCCCTCGATAACGCCATGAGCCTGGGGGACCTCGGGACCTGGCACGAACGGCTCCTGCGGGCCCTCGGTCGCCAGGAAGCCTGGGACTATGTGGTCGAACCCAAAATCGATGGCCTCGCGCTGGAACTGATCTATGAGCAGGGCGTACTGGTGCAGGCGAGCACCCGGGGTGATGGCGTTCGGGGCGAGGATGTCACGGCCAATGTCCGGACCATCCGCTCGGTCCCCCTGCGGTTGCATGAGCCGGTCGATCTGGTGGCCCGGGGCGAAGCGTTCATGCCGGTCGCAGACTTCCAGCAACTCAACGAACGGCAACGGGAGCGGGGCGAGAAGGAGTATCAGAATCCCCGTAACGCCACCGCCGGTGCGATCCGCCAGCTCGACTCCCGCATCACCGCCAGTCGACCCATCACCATGTTTTTCTACGGCCTCCTCTTTCCGGAGCGCTTCGGCCACGCGACATACTGGGAGTCTCTGCAATTCCTCGCCTCGCTGGGCCTCAGGACCAATCCCGCCAGCCTCCGCTGCCCTGATATTGAGTCGGTGCGTCAGCAAATCGAGGCACAGGCCACCACGATCCACGATCTCCCCTATTGGGCCGATGGTCTGGTGATCAAAGTGAATCCTTATGCGGTCCAGGAGGCGGCCGGCTGGACTGCCAGGTCCCCCCGCTGGGCGCTCGCTTACAAATACCCGCCAGAGACCGCCATTACCCAGGTGCTGGAGGTGGAGATCGGGGTCGGACGCACCGGTGCGCTGACTCCCACCGCGCAACTCGCGCCGGTCCGGCTCGGAGGCACGACCGTCAAAGCCGCGAGTCTCCACAACTGGGATGAAATCGACCGCCTGGGACTCCTCCTTGGCGACTACGTCGAAATCCAGAAGGCCGGCGAAATCATTCCCCAAGTCCTGCAGGTCTTCCCGGACCGCCGCTCCGGTGCCGAGCAACCAATCCCCCGCCCGACCCACTGTCCCGCCTGTGGATCGGCGGTCGTCCAGGAAGAAGGAAAGGTCGGCTATCGCTGCGTGGGACTCGCCTGTCGGCCGCAGCTGGTGCGACGCCTCGAATACTTCGCCTCCCGGGATGCCATGCGGATGGAGGGGATGGGGGTGAAGAATGTCGAGAAGTTTGTCGACCTCGGCTGGCTCACGACCGTCGCCGATCTCTACCGCCTGCACGAGCACGCTCCGGAGATGGCTTCCCTGGAGGGCTATGGCGCGACTTCGGTCCGCAATCTGCTGTCCAGCATCGAGGCGACGAAAGATCAGCCCCTCTGGCGACTCCTCACCGGACTTGGGATTCCCGGAGTCGGGGTGGAGTCCGCAAAGCTCTTAGAAAGCGCGTTCGGCACTAGTCAAGCGCTTGTCGCTGCTGATGTGGCAGCGCTGCAGGACGTGCATGGGATTGGTGCGGTCATGGCCGAGGACATCTGGCAGTTCTTCCACGACCCTACCAATCAGCGGATTCTTGAAGAGCTGCGGCAGCTGGGACTGCGGGCTCTTGCACCCGACTATCAGTCGTCGCTGGTGAGCCGTTCGGATGGTCCGCTGGCAGGGCAAACCATCGTCATCACCGGGACCTTCAGTCGTTACTCCCGCCCGCAGATCCAGGAACGGATCCAGCAGGCGGGCGGGAAGCCGGGATCGAGCGTTTCGAAAAAGACCCATCTGGTCCTCATCGGCGCTGACCCCGGCTCGAAGGCGGACAAGGCGCGGGAGCTCAATCTCCCGGTCATCGAGGGGGATGATGCCCTGGAGGCCTGGCTCGCCGCGCTGTAG